In Chitinivibrionales bacterium, the sequence TTAATCCCCACGTTTGCTTTGTAGACGCTGGTTTCGTAATTGGTGTCATTTATGTTTTGTCTTTGAAAAGCCAGATAAGTTCCCACCCCGATCATTGCCCCATTTTGCAGCGCATATCCCAACATGAGGTCTATTTTTCCCACCGGCGCAACCAAATCACGCCTGTTGGTGCCGAAAGCCATTTGGAAATCGCTGGAACCCGGGTCAAGATAATTAAGCAATGGATCATATCGGTTCAAGATAAGACCAAAAGAAAGCAGCGGATACTGGTTTCCGGATTCGGAAGATTGGTTGAGCGAATACGAAAGAATGGTGCCGCCATAGGGTTTTTGCGGCTCCTTGTTATTAAGGCGAAGTGCGGCGAGCGCGCCGGTGTCCGTGCTGTCGGGAAGATACACGCCGAGCGAACCAATTATCATATTTGGATAATAATTGATATTGGCCGGATTCCGGAAAATGCTCACGTCATCCATGAAAAAATTATCGTTCCCGCCCATGGTGAGCACTCTCGCGTCAGTTGCATAACTGCTGACAAAGAACCCCGCAAGGAGCACCGCACACATGAATTTCTTCATATCATATCCTCCATAGAAAAAGGGCTACGGCAGAAAAAAGGCTACGGCTTTATTATATGCTTCCGGATTTTTACTGTCAAGACCCTACTGCGAGAACGCGAACGGATACTCGACCTCGGTAATGTCACCGGGCTTGTCGATTTTCTCAAAGACCCACCGTTTGATCTTGTCGACAACTTCCTGCTCAAGCTGCGGATCGCTCATGGTGGATTCGAGCACCTGGCAGAAAATGACCTTCCCGAATTCGTCGATGGCGAATTTGCAGGTGATCTTGCCCTTGAGACCCGGTTTTTCACGCAGGCGCTTGTTGTACGCATACCGCAGCGCGGCAAGGTTCTGCATGACCACGCGCATGATGCTCGCCCTACTTCTGCCGCCTGTCAATGCGCCGCCCTTCACGAATTTGGGCTCGGACACGGTAAGGCTGCCGCGCTTCTTAAGGGATAGGCTGCTTTCGCCTTCACCGCCGAGGAGCCCGCCGATAAGGTCATCAACGCCCGAGAACCCGCTGCCGCCGCCGAAGCCGCTCCCATAACCGGCGCCGAATCCGATTCCCGCAGCGCCCTTTCTGCCGACGCCGCCTGAGCCGCCGGCCTTCAACCCGCCCAATCCGGATAAGATTCCGTCAATTCCCGTGGCAAAACCGCCTTTGCCAAAGATATCGGCGCTGGCAACGGCCTTGCCGGTGATTTTTCCGGAAATGATTCCGAGAACGCCCTTCTGGGTCACGCGCGCGCGAGGATCGCCGCCGCCGCCGAATTTACCGCCGGCGCCCTTTTTATCAGATTCTTTCTTGAGCGTTTTCTTATCGCTCTCCAGCTTTTTCTCCTCTTCTTTCTTCATTTTTTCTTCTTCTTCTTTTTTCTTTTTCTGGTCCTCAAGGGTCGCATCGACATCGCCCTTCACGAACTTGGCGACGCGCTCCTCAGGGATCTTCTCGAAGAAGTCGGTGGCGACCTGAACTACCTTAACGGTGCTCATCCACACGCCCGTGACAAGGCCAAGGATCATGCAAACAATAAGAAGGTTCCTTAGCTTGGCATCCCGTTCGATATGGAAAATATCGGGCCGCTTGCCGAGCACCTGCGCATATTCAGGATCGGTGAGCGTGCGGCCGTAGACTTCCTCGCCTTCTTCGGCAGCGGCGGCCGCAGGAGCAACCGGCGCACCCAAAGCCACCAGCTCGATTTCGGCGCCAATGGCCTCAAACTGCTGCTTG encodes:
- a CDS encoding AgmX/PglI C-terminal domain-containing protein, whose translation is MRLKQQFEAIGAEIELVALGAPVAPAAAAAEEGEEVYGRTLTDPEYAQVLGKRPDIFHIERDAKLRNLLIVCMILGLVTGVWMSTVKVVQVATDFFEKIPEERVAKFVKGDVDATLEDQKKKKEEEEKMKKEEEKKLESDKKTLKKESDKKGAGGKFGGGGDPRARVTQKGVLGIISGKITGKAVASADIFGKGGFATGIDGILSGLGGLKAGGSGGVGRKGAAGIGFGAGYGSGFGGGSGFSGVDDLIGGLLGGEGESSLSLKKRGSLTVSEPKFVKGGALTGGRSRASIMRVVMQNLAALRYAYNKRLREKPGLKGKITCKFAIDEFGKVIFCQVLESTMSDPQLEQEVVDKIKRWVFEKIDKPGDITEVEYPFAFSQ